The following coding sequences are from one Sulfitobacter sp. HNIBRBA3233 window:
- a CDS encoding heme biosynthesis protein HemY, translated as MLWSLIKIILFVGIVGALAWGAGFLLESQGGMQIRAMGLELNLGPLQTVLMVIALLVALWLLLKIVGLLVAVLKFINGDETALSRYFDRNRERKGYAALSEGLMALASGEGRVALAKAAKADKYLDRPELTNLLIAQAAEMAGDRKKAEETYRKLVENEKTRFVGVRGIMKQKLAEGDTDTALELAKKAFALKPKHEETGDVLLRLQAEKEDWTGARKTLSTKLRNGQMPRDVHKRRDAVLALSEAKDIVDEDSSIEARETAIEANRLSPDLIPAAVMAAKSYIKQGKPRYATRVLKKAWEARPHPDLAAAFAAIAPDETPNQRIKRFATLTRINPDHPETRMLSAELHIAAEDFPAARRALGDLVEKDPDARSVTLMAAIERGEGASDQVVRGWLARALSVPRGPQWICENCQHIHVEWKPICENCSSFDTLEWKRPPHSDVAMPAGAQMLPLIVGALDDKSGANDVSPVPTETNTIEEAEIIEDDAEIPDEADKKETEKTSGS; from the coding sequence ATGCTCTGGTCCCTGATCAAAATCATTCTGTTTGTCGGTATCGTGGGTGCCCTTGCATGGGGTGCCGGCTTCTTGCTGGAATCACAGGGCGGGATGCAGATCCGCGCTATGGGGCTTGAGCTGAATCTGGGTCCGCTCCAGACCGTTCTGATGGTCATCGCCTTGCTGGTCGCACTCTGGCTGCTGCTCAAGATCGTGGGCCTTCTGGTGGCGGTTCTGAAATTCATCAACGGCGATGAAACGGCGCTGTCGCGGTATTTCGACCGCAACCGCGAGCGTAAGGGCTATGCCGCCCTGTCCGAAGGTCTGATGGCGCTGGCCAGCGGCGAGGGCCGCGTGGCGCTTGCCAAGGCAGCGAAAGCGGACAAGTATCTCGATCGCCCGGAGCTGACGAACCTTCTGATCGCGCAGGCGGCGGAAATGGCCGGCGACCGCAAGAAGGCGGAAGAAACCTATCGCAAGCTTGTCGAGAACGAAAAAACCCGTTTCGTCGGGGTTCGCGGCATCATGAAACAAAAGCTTGCCGAAGGGGATACCGACACCGCGCTGGAGCTTGCGAAGAAGGCATTCGCCCTCAAGCCCAAGCACGAGGAAACCGGCGATGTCCTGCTGCGCCTTCAGGCCGAGAAAGAGGACTGGACCGGCGCGCGCAAGACGCTGAGCACGAAGCTGCGCAATGGCCAGATGCCCCGCGATGTTCACAAGCGGCGCGACGCTGTGCTTGCCCTGTCCGAAGCCAAGGACATCGTGGACGAGGATAGCAGCATCGAGGCGCGCGAGACCGCGATCGAAGCCAACCGTCTTTCGCCTGATCTGATCCCCGCTGCCGTGATGGCGGCGAAAAGCTATATCAAGCAGGGGAAGCCCCGCTACGCCACGCGCGTTCTCAAGAAAGCGTGGGAAGCGCGCCCGCATCCCGATCTTGCCGCCGCCTTCGCTGCCATTGCTCCGGACGAGACGCCGAACCAGCGGATCAAGCGCTTTGCGACCCTGACGCGGATCAATCCCGATCATCCGGAGACAAGGATGCTTTCCGCCGAACTTCACATCGCCGCCGAGGATTTCCCGGCCGCCCGCCGTGCGCTGGGCGACCTTGTCGAGAAGGACCCGGATGCGCGTTCCGTGACCCTGATGGCCGCGATCGAGCGGGGCGAAGGGGCCTCCGATCAGGTCGTGCGCGGATGGCTTGCACGGGCGCTGTCGGTGCCGCGTGGCCCGCAGTGGATCTGCGAGAACTGCCAGCATATCCATGTCGAGTGGAAGCCGATCTGCGAGAACTGCTCGAGCTTCGATACGCTGGAATGGAAGCGCCCGCCGCATTCCGATGTCGCCATGCCGGCAGGAGCGCAGATGCTTCCGCTGATCGTTGGCGCGCTCGATGACAAGTCCGGCGCGAACGACGTCAGCCCCGTCCCGACAGAGACAAATACGATCGAAGAGGCAGAGATCATCGAGGATGACGCCGAGATCCCTGACGAGGCGGACAAGAAAGAAACCGAGAAAACCAGCGGTTCATAG
- the gyrB gene encoding DNA topoisomerase (ATP-hydrolyzing) subunit B yields MSEAEQIPEEYGANSIKVLKGLEAVRKRPGMYIGDTDDGSGLHHMVYEVVDNGIDEALAGHADRVTVTIHDDSSVSVSDNGRGIPVGIHEEEGVSAAEVIMTQLHAGGKFDSNSYKVSGGLHGVGVSVVNALSDWLELRIWREGKEHVARFEGGFTTKHLEVLGDTDRTGTEVRFLASTSTFSNLEYSFETLEKRLRELAFLNSGVRIVLRDERPEEPLETELFYEGGVKEFVKYLDRHKSSVMTDPIFITGEKDDIGVEVAMWWNDSYHENVLPFTNNIPQRDGGTHMAGFRGALTRTINNYAQASGIAKREKVTFTGDDAREGLTCVLSVKVPDPKFSSQTKDKLVSSEVRPAVEGLVNEKLAEWFEENPNEAKIIVGKIIEAALAREAARKARDLTRRKNPMDVNFLAGKLKDCSEKDPTKTEVFLVEGDSAGGSAQTGRDRGTQAILPLKGKILNVERARFDRMLGSQEIGNLVMALGTGIGRDEFDISKLRYHKIVIMTDADVDGAHIRTLLLTFFYRQMPELIENGHLYIAQPPLYKVSRGKSEVYLKDQAAMEEYLIQQGIDGAMLRQGNGEEISGQDLARVVEMARQLRRVLEAFPTHYPRHILEQAAIAGAFVPGVVDQNLQQVADRVAERLNLIALEYERGWQGRITQDHGIRLARILRGVEEVRTLDGKVLRGGEARKSGTFTEHLQEVYDLPATLVRKDRSQLIHGPMDLLDAILAEGEKGLTLQRYKGLGEMNPDQLWETTLDPDARTLLRVKVEDMAEADDLFTKLMGDVVEPRREFIQQNALNVENLDF; encoded by the coding sequence ATGTCCGAAGCAGAGCAGATCCCCGAAGAGTACGGCGCCAATTCCATCAAGGTTCTCAAGGGCTTGGAAGCGGTCCGCAAGCGTCCCGGTATGTATATCGGGGATACGGACGACGGGTCGGGGCTGCACCACATGGTCTACGAGGTCGTGGACAACGGCATCGACGAGGCACTGGCAGGTCACGCCGATCGCGTGACCGTGACAATCCACGACGATTCATCCGTCTCCGTGTCGGATAACGGGCGCGGCATCCCCGTGGGCATTCACGAGGAAGAAGGCGTTTCCGCCGCAGAGGTCATCATGACCCAACTGCACGCGGGCGGGAAATTCGACAGCAACTCCTACAAGGTGTCCGGGGGTCTGCACGGGGTTGGCGTGTCCGTGGTGAACGCACTTTCCGACTGGCTGGAACTGCGCATCTGGCGCGAGGGCAAGGAACACGTGGCCCGGTTCGAGGGCGGTTTCACGACCAAACATCTCGAAGTGCTCGGCGACACCGACCGCACCGGTACCGAAGTCCGGTTTCTGGCGTCTACTTCGACCTTCTCGAACCTCGAATACAGCTTCGAGACGCTCGAGAAACGTCTGCGCGAACTGGCGTTCCTGAACTCCGGCGTTCGGATCGTCCTGCGCGACGAACGGCCCGAAGAGCCATTGGAAACCGAACTGTTCTACGAGGGCGGCGTCAAGGAATTCGTCAAATACCTCGACCGGCACAAGAGCTCGGTCATGACCGACCCGATTTTCATCACCGGCGAAAAAGACGATATCGGTGTCGAGGTCGCGATGTGGTGGAACGACAGCTACCACGAAAATGTCCTGCCCTTCACCAACAACATCCCGCAGCGCGATGGCGGCACCCACATGGCAGGCTTTCGCGGTGCGCTGACGCGGACGATCAACAACTACGCGCAGGCCAGCGGTATCGCCAAGCGCGAGAAGGTCACCTTTACCGGTGACGACGCCCGCGAGGGCCTGACCTGCGTTCTGAGTGTCAAAGTGCCTGATCCAAAGTTCAGCAGCCAGACCAAGGACAAGCTGGTCAGCTCCGAAGTGCGCCCCGCTGTTGAAGGTCTGGTCAACGAAAAGCTGGCCGAGTGGTTCGAGGAAAACCCCAACGAGGCCAAGATCATCGTCGGCAAGATCATCGAGGCCGCACTGGCCCGCGAGGCGGCGCGCAAGGCCCGCGATCTGACGCGCCGGAAGAACCCGATGGATGTGAACTTTCTTGCGGGCAAGCTGAAGGATTGCTCCGAGAAAGACCCGACCAAGACCGAAGTCTTCCTCGTCGAGGGCGACAGCGCGGGCGGTTCCGCACAGACGGGCCGAGACCGCGGCACGCAGGCGATCCTGCCACTCAAGGGCAAGATCCTGAACGTCGAACGCGCGCGTTTCGACCGGATGCTCGGATCTCAGGAGATCGGCAACCTCGTCATGGCGCTGGGTACCGGCATCGGCCGCGACGAATTCGACATCAGCAAGCTGCGCTACCACAAGATCGTCATCATGACGGATGCGGACGTGGACGGTGCGCACATCCGCACATTGTTGCTGACGTTCTTCTATCGCCAGATGCCCGAACTGATCGAGAACGGGCATCTCTACATCGCGCAGCCGCCGCTTTATAAAGTTTCGCGCGGTAAATCCGAAGTCTATCTGAAAGATCAGGCAGCGATGGAGGAGTACCTGATCCAGCAGGGTATCGACGGCGCCATGCTGCGGCAGGGCAACGGCGAGGAAATCAGCGGACAGGATCTGGCCCGCGTGGTCGAGATGGCGCGCCAGTTGCGCCGCGTTCTCGAAGCCTTCCCGACCCATTATCCGCGCCACATTCTGGAGCAGGCCGCCATCGCAGGCGCCTTTGTGCCCGGTGTCGTGGACCAGAACCTGCAACAGGTTGCGGACCGCGTGGCGGAACGTCTGAACCTGATCGCGCTGGAATACGAGCGCGGCTGGCAGGGCCGCATCACGCAGGATCACGGTATCCGCCTTGCACGCATCCTGCGCGGCGTCGAAGAAGTGCGCACGCTGGACGGCAAGGTGCTGCGCGGTGGCGAGGCCCGCAAATCCGGCACGTTCACCGAACATCTGCAGGAAGTCTACGACCTGCCCGCCACGCTCGTCCGCAAGGACCGCTCGCAATTGATCCACGGTCCGATGGACCTTCTGGATGCGATCCTCGCCGAGGGCGAAAAGGGTCTGACCCTGCAGCGCTACAAGGGACTGGGCGAAATGAACCCCGACCAATTGTGGGAAACCACACTGGACCCGGATGCGCGTACCCTGCTGCGGGTAAAGGTCGAAGATATGGCCGAGGCGGACGATCTGTTCACCAAGCTGATGGGCGATGTGGTGGAACCCCGCCGCGAATTCATTCAGCAGAACGCGCTGAACGTCGAGAACCTCGACTTCTAA
- the recF gene encoding DNA replication/repair protein RecF (All proteins in this family for which functions are known are DNA-binding proteins that assist the filamentation of RecA onto DNA for the initiation of recombination or recombinational repair.) → MPGLYLSDLTLSHYRSHKRAVIAVDSRPVAIHGNNGAGKTNILEALSLLSPGRGLRRASAEDMTRRPEALGWKITCVLHGPTGLHEIEIVSERGAARQTRIDGKPTPQTALGRIARVLWLIPSMDRLWIEGAEGRRRFLDRMTLSFLPDHAELSLTYEKAMRERNRLLKDMVREPSWYAALEASMAEAGAAIHHNRLQALAALAAAQDAAETSFPTATLSLECDMPADTAALRDAYSATRSRDLAAGRTLIGPHRADLNAIYTAKGIAARDCSTGEQKALLVSLILANARALAADFGAAPLLLLDEVAAHLDAGRRAALYDEISALGAQAWMTGTEDGLFEAMGGRAQTLLVTENEGLSAIRVSG, encoded by the coding sequence ATGCCGGGTCTCTATCTTTCCGATCTGACGCTCAGTCACTACCGCAGCCACAAACGCGCGGTGATCGCTGTGGATTCGCGCCCGGTCGCAATCCACGGCAACAACGGCGCGGGCAAGACCAATATCCTCGAGGCCCTGTCGCTGCTGTCGCCGGGGCGCGGCCTGCGCCGTGCCAGCGCAGAAGACATGACCAGACGGCCCGAGGCACTGGGCTGGAAGATCACCTGCGTGCTGCACGGCCCCACGGGCCTGCACGAGATCGAGATCGTGTCAGAACGCGGGGCCGCAAGGCAGACCCGCATCGACGGGAAACCCACGCCGCAGACGGCATTGGGCCGGATCGCGCGGGTCCTGTGGCTGATCCCGTCGATGGATCGCCTGTGGATCGAAGGGGCCGAAGGACGCCGCCGCTTTCTTGATCGCATGACCCTGAGCTTTCTGCCCGACCACGCGGAACTGTCGCTGACGTACGAAAAGGCGATGCGCGAACGCAACCGGCTGCTGAAAGACATGGTCCGCGAACCGTCGTGGTACGCCGCGCTGGAGGCCAGCATGGCCGAGGCCGGCGCCGCGATCCATCACAATCGGCTTCAGGCGCTTGCGGCCCTTGCGGCGGCGCAGGACGCGGCGGAAACATCCTTTCCCACGGCCACCCTTTCGCTGGAATGCGACATGCCCGCCGACACCGCCGCGTTGCGCGATGCCTATTCAGCGACACGGTCGCGGGACCTGGCGGCCGGTCGCACCCTGATCGGCCCCCACCGCGCGGATCTGAACGCGATCTACACCGCGAAGGGGATCGCGGCCCGCGATTGCTCCACCGGAGAACAAAAAGCGCTGCTCGTGTCCCTCATCCTTGCCAATGCCCGTGCTTTGGCCGCAGATTTCGGTGCCGCGCCGCTTCTGCTGCTCGACGAAGTCGCGGCGCACCTTGATGCTGGGCGTCGTGCGGCGCTCTACGACGAAATCTCGGCGCTGGGTGCGCAGGCGTGGATGACCGGGACCGAGGACGGGTTATTCGAGGCGATGGGCGGGCGGGCGCAGACCCTTCTGGTGACCGAAAACGAGGGTCTTTCCGCGATCCGTGTTTCGGGATGA
- the dnaN gene encoding DNA polymerase III subunit beta, with product MKISIERAALLKAVSQAQSVVERRNTIPILANVLIEAEGSDVSFRATDLDIEVVDSAPAQVERAGATTVSATTLHEIVRKLPDGSLVSLTADSAAGRLTVEAGRSNFSLATLPKEDFPVMASSEYASNFSANAAVLRRLFDKSKFAISTEETRYYLNGVYMHIADGDGGKMLRCVATDGHRLARIDADMPEGAADMPGVIVPRKTVGELRKLLEDDDMQIAVSVSETKVRFATPQITLTSKVIDGTFPDYTRVIPQGNTRKLEVDAADFARAVDRVATVSSERSRAVKLQLDEDRLILSVNAPDSGAAEEELAVAYSDERLEIGFNAKYLLEIASQVDRENAVFLFNSSGDPTLMREGTDTSAVYVVMPMRV from the coding sequence ATGAAGATCAGCATCGAACGCGCCGCCTTGCTCAAGGCCGTATCGCAGGCGCAGTCTGTTGTGGAGCGGCGCAACACAATTCCGATCCTCGCGAACGTTCTGATCGAAGCCGAAGGCAGCGATGTGTCGTTCCGCGCGACCGACCTCGATATCGAGGTGGTCGACAGCGCGCCCGCACAGGTCGAACGCGCAGGGGCGACAACCGTATCGGCAACGACCCTGCACGAGATCGTCCGCAAGCTGCCCGATGGATCGCTTGTGTCGCTGACCGCCGACAGCGCGGCAGGCCGTCTGACGGTCGAGGCCGGTCGCTCGAACTTCTCGCTTGCCACCTTGCCGAAAGAGGACTTTCCGGTGATGGCATCGTCGGAATACGCCTCCAACTTCTCGGCCAATGCGGCTGTCTTGCGGCGGCTGTTCGATAAATCCAAATTCGCGATCTCGACAGAAGAGACGCGCTATTACCTGAACGGTGTCTACATGCACATCGCCGATGGCGATGGTGGCAAGATGCTGCGCTGCGTGGCGACAGACGGTCACCGCCTTGCCCGGATCGACGCGGATATGCCCGAAGGGGCTGCCGACATGCCCGGCGTGATCGTACCGCGCAAGACCGTCGGTGAATTGCGCAAGCTGCTGGAGGACGACGACATGCAGATCGCGGTCTCCGTCTCCGAGACGAAGGTCCGCTTTGCCACACCACAGATCACGCTGACATCGAAAGTGATCGACGGTACCTTCCCCGATTACACACGCGTGATCCCGCAGGGAAACACCCGCAAGCTGGAAGTGGACGCAGCCGATTTCGCCCGCGCGGTGGACCGTGTGGCCACTGTTTCATCGGAACGCTCGCGGGCGGTGAAGCTGCAGCTCGACGAGGACCGTCTGATTCTGTCGGTCAACGCGCCCGACAGCGGTGCGGCGGAAGAAGAGCTTGCCGTTGCCTATTCCGATGAACGGCTCGAGATCGGGTTCAACGCCAAATACCTGCTCGAGATCGCCAGCCAGGTCGATCGCGAGAACGCCGTGTTCCTGTTCAATTCCTCGGGCGATCCGACGCTGATGCGCGAAGGCACCGATACATCGGCAGTATACGTCGTCATGCCGATGCGGGTGTGA
- the dnaA gene encoding chromosomal replication initiator protein DnaA has protein sequence MTREDWGNVKQRLLKTVGQNNYTTWIDPLKLKQSEDGIATISVPTTFFGNYVSQNFSDLILHEMKAYDKTLSRLNFSVANRDRSVAPGTTHKAAQDTSGQASSGSVADTATSKIQSRRPGVAPYAAPLEARFTFDTFVVGKPNELAHAAARRVAEGGPVTFNPLFLYGGVGLGKTHLMHAIAQELMVRQPDLNVLYLSAEQFMYRFVQALRDRKMMDFKEIFRSVDVLMVDDVQFIAGKDSTQEEFFHTFNALVDQGKQIIISADRAPDQIKDLEERVKSRLQCGLVVDLHPTDYELRLGILQNKVENHRRTYPELDMDGGILEFLAHRISTNVRVLEGALTRLFAFASLVGRKIDMELTQDCLADVLRASERKITVEEIQRKVSEHYNIRLSDMIGPKRLRSYARPRQVAMYLCKQMTSRSLPEIGRRFGGRDHTTVMHGVKRIEELRISDGQIAEDLELLRRALEA, from the coding sequence ATGACGCGTGAGGATTGGGGCAATGTTAAGCAAAGACTTCTCAAAACCGTTGGGCAGAACAACTACACGACGTGGATCGACCCGCTGAAGCTGAAACAGTCCGAAGACGGAATCGCGACGATCAGCGTGCCGACAACCTTCTTCGGAAATTACGTCAGCCAGAATTTCTCGGACCTGATCCTGCACGAAATGAAAGCCTACGACAAAACGCTGTCGCGGCTGAATTTCTCTGTCGCCAACCGTGATCGCAGCGTAGCCCCCGGCACCACCCACAAAGCTGCACAGGACACCTCCGGCCAGGCATCCTCCGGTTCCGTCGCCGACACGGCAACCTCCAAGATCCAAAGCCGCCGTCCCGGTGTCGCCCCCTATGCCGCGCCGCTCGAAGCGCGTTTTACCTTTGACACTTTCGTTGTCGGCAAACCGAACGAGCTGGCCCACGCGGCGGCCCGCCGTGTCGCCGAAGGTGGCCCCGTCACGTTCAATCCGCTTTTCCTTTACGGTGGCGTCGGACTGGGCAAGACCCACCTGATGCACGCCATCGCGCAGGAACTGATGGTGCGCCAGCCGGACCTGAATGTTCTCTACCTTTCGGCGGAACAGTTCATGTACCGTTTCGTGCAGGCCCTGCGCGACCGCAAGATGATGGATTTCAAGGAAATCTTCCGATCTGTCGACGTGCTGATGGTGGATGACGTTCAGTTCATCGCCGGCAAGGACAGCACGCAGGAAGAATTCTTCCACACCTTCAATGCGCTGGTCGATCAGGGCAAGCAGATCATCATTTCCGCCGACCGCGCGCCCGACCAGATCAAGGATCTGGAAGAGCGCGTGAAATCGCGGCTCCAGTGCGGCCTTGTCGTGGACCTGCACCCGACAGACTACGAACTGCGCTTGGGAATTCTGCAGAACAAGGTGGAAAACCACCGCCGCACCTATCCGGAACTTGATATGGACGGCGGCATTCTCGAATTCCTCGCCCACCGCATTTCCACGAACGTCCGCGTTCTGGAAGGTGCTCTGACGCGCCTCTTCGCCTTCGCGTCGCTGGTGGGGCGCAAGATCGATATGGAACTGACGCAGGATTGCCTCGCCGATGTGTTGCGGGCCTCGGAACGCAAGATCACGGTCGAGGAAATCCAGAGGAAAGTCAGCGAGCATTACAACATCCGCCTGAGCGACATGATCGGCCCCAAGCGGCTGCGCAGCTACGCCCGCCCGCGTCAGGTCGCGATGTATCTGTGCAAACAGATGACCAGCCGGTCGCTGCCGGAAATCGGGCGTCGCTTCGGCGGGCGCGACCACACCACAGTCATGCACGGCGTCAAACGGATTGAAGAACTGCGCATCTCGGACGGTCAGATCGCCGAGGATCTCGAGCTTTTGCGCCGCGCGCTGGAGGCCTGA
- the rpsT gene encoding 30S ribosomal protein S20 yields MANSPQAKKRARQNEKRFAVNKARRSRIRTYLRTVEEAIASGDKEAATNALRAAQPELMRGVTKGVFHKNTAARKMSRLAARVKSLG; encoded by the coding sequence ATGGCAAACTCCCCACAGGCGAAGAAACGCGCCCGTCAGAACGAAAAGCGTTTTGCAGTCAACAAAGCGCGTCGTTCGCGCATCCGTACCTACCTGCGTACCGTCGAAGAGGCGATCGCATCCGGTGACAAGGAAGCCGCAACAAACGCCCTGCGCGCCGCTCAGCCCGAGCTGATGCGTGGCGTCACAAAAGGCGTTTTCCACAAGAACACAGCCGCGCGGAAAATGTCGCGCCTGGCCGCGCGGGTCAAATCCCTCGGCTGA
- a CDS encoding enoyl-CoA hydratase: MAYETIVLDVDNHVATITLNRPDALNALNDQLMSELADCLKGCQGNDKVRCIIITGSEKAFAAGADIAMMKDKSFVDVFSGDLFTPETDQIMRIRKPIIAAVSGYALGGGCELAMMCDFIIASESAKFGQPEINLGVVAGIGGTQRLTRLVGKSKAMDMNLTGRFMDAEEAERSGLVSRVVPVKKLMDEAQGAAQKIAEKSMISVMVVKEAVNRSYEVPLREGLLFERRMFHALFNTEDQKEGMGAFLEKREAQFRDR; the protein is encoded by the coding sequence ATGGCTTATGAAACGATCGTTCTGGATGTCGACAATCACGTGGCCACGATCACGCTGAACCGGCCCGATGCGCTGAATGCCCTGAATGATCAATTGATGAGCGAACTGGCCGACTGCCTGAAAGGCTGTCAGGGCAACGACAAGGTTCGCTGCATCATCATCACCGGCTCGGAAAAGGCCTTCGCCGCCGGTGCCGACATCGCGATGATGAAAGACAAGAGCTTTGTCGATGTGTTCAGCGGGGATCTGTTCACACCCGAAACGGACCAGATCATGCGCATCCGCAAACCGATCATCGCAGCCGTCAGCGGCTACGCGCTGGGCGGTGGTTGCGAACTGGCAATGATGTGCGATTTCATCATCGCCTCCGAAAGCGCCAAGTTCGGCCAGCCCGAAATCAATCTGGGCGTGGTGGCCGGCATCGGCGGCACCCAGCGTCTGACCCGCCTTGTCGGTAAATCCAAGGCGATGGACATGAACCTGACAGGCCGCTTCATGGACGCCGAAGAAGCGGAACGTTCGGGGCTGGTGTCCCGCGTTGTACCGGTGAAGAAACTGATGGACGAAGCACAGGGGGCGGCCCAGAAGATCGCGGAGAAATCCATGATCTCCGTCATGGTCGTCAAGGAAGCGGTAAACCGGTCCTACGAAGTGCCCCTGCGCGAAGGTCTTCTGTTCGAACGGCGCATGTTCCATGCCCTGTTCAACACCGAAGACCAGAAAGAAGGCATGGGCGCGTTTCTGGAAAAACGCGAAGCGCAATTCCGCGACAGGTAG